The following are from one region of the Rhizobium sullae genome:
- the visN gene encoding transcriptional regulator VisN, which translates to MDMHTLLKGENQSANFVGLQAISLCSREELIGQLSEIANSGRLQAALRTLTDYVGASHYLLARSDLIQEAGLDSIVSSDWPFDLVKDLAAALTNSYARTTELEKCMQLFQPHFALLPDNTHVPDGASRQYCSLTFNVGRSRLSLMFLFDDGFILSPERLRDVGLLAGYLASSLQCAGTRVDRDFELTERELECLFWIAEGKTSDEIAMILGISRNTINNYITSVMRKTATKTRSEAIAFAVRNNLV; encoded by the coding sequence ATGGATATGCACACACTGCTTAAGGGCGAAAATCAGTCCGCGAATTTCGTCGGTCTCCAGGCTATCAGCCTTTGCTCCCGCGAGGAGCTCATTGGGCAACTTAGCGAAATTGCCAACAGCGGCAGGTTGCAGGCGGCACTTCGCACGCTGACGGATTACGTTGGGGCGTCGCATTACCTGCTGGCGCGCTCCGATCTCATTCAGGAAGCCGGCCTCGATTCTATCGTATCCTCGGACTGGCCGTTCGACCTCGTGAAGGATCTGGCGGCGGCATTGACCAACAGCTATGCGCGCACGACCGAGCTGGAAAAATGCATGCAGCTCTTCCAGCCGCATTTTGCACTCCTCCCCGACAATACCCATGTGCCGGATGGCGCCAGCCGCCAGTATTGTTCCTTGACGTTCAATGTCGGTCGCTCGCGGCTATCGTTGATGTTTCTCTTCGATGACGGGTTTATCCTGTCGCCGGAACGGCTGAGGGACGTCGGGCTTCTTGCAGGCTATCTCGCGAGCTCCCTCCAGTGCGCCGGCACCCGGGTGGACCGCGATTTCGAGCTGACGGAGCGGGAGCTCGAATGTCTCTTCTGGATCGCCGAAGGCAAAACCAGCGATGAGATCGCGATGATCCTGGGCATCTCCCGCAATACGATCAACAACTACATTACGAGCGTCATGCGAAAGACAGCGACTAAGACTCGCTCCGAGGCGATAGCGTTTGCGGTGAGAAATAATCTCGTCTGA